In Parasegetibacter sp. NRK P23, a single genomic region encodes these proteins:
- a CDS encoding DEAD/DEAH box helicase: MALPHLIKYVYNSGTDEVIRRGKKIHAIGYVELMEYDELMGSALFRVKDDSYATYYKVQVQKFRDPKTLSVRCSCPYNLGDICRHESAALFQLQELLDRNMLGNREIAYNQKHTVVKMKQIDLKTIKMLSAPVDFEEAEKLLRTQKVNILSAKEEKVTASLDIDGETFPVVIQKNEERNFDTSCTCNETAHPLCFHKTMLLLQLLHAYGAHYFDTIRNWDKEKNKLLEAYGYSLSDDLKGKFEFTYKDGKPFLRVLDTSIKRLAPAANARLPKPEPEPVVVEQVVEQETEMPEQETAKASSALGVVINLQQKSYPYFLVEAVKGESGENGNLFAGKAEKLDLSKFVDGQELNDADKQLLPQLRRFQETEITKYLNRNSPFSGFWENIVHHEDDDLPEETKSLMVEYLHPKLSKLLNEVAGSEKLFLLPKGKPYLTKNLENIEVAEEPILPEFSIEKNGNGFEMNAFARLNGQRIPLTENETSSSLIFLYNGVLYTWKRPEDVMQAEGFLQQKKKGISKADWPAYLRNTILPLTREYHVQFDSSLVEEVKDGEPEVRLLLQEKGDYLVFQPVFNYKGYDTRAGDKEEIVVPTGEKVWIIHRNRAAENKFMQKLENLHSQFIRPEGGQQLVLKGADVLKNNWFFLFVDAMRDMKVPVLGFDALKNFRFNTAKPSTRIHISSNTDWFDARVEIEFGDLKVTIAEVKRALANKQQFVHLSDGTLGVLPEEWIKKYSLLFRVGEGKTNQLRLSKYHLSVIDELYDNRDEEELMIQLEEKYERLRDSDHRIAEVPPPAHLAPILRPYQTSGFQWLNYLNEVGWGGILADDMGLGKTIQALSFLHHIQATQGKMQALVVCPTTLMYNWENEIKKFTPNLTYIIHHSSMRTRSSDILGGYDVIITTYGTLRSDIKVLSEIAFDYVVLDESQAIKNPASKVTKAASVLKAKNRLCLSGTPLQNNTFDIFAQMNFLNPGMLGSIEFFRQEFAIPIDKFGEQERKEHLRKILYPFILRRTKEQVARDLPEKMETILYCEMEDEQRKIYDAYRNDFRDRILGIIDEQGIQKSQLTILQGLMKLRQICDSPAILNEQEKFPNHSIKLDEIAREITENISNHKALIFSQFLGMLGLIREKMKELGVEFEYFDGSTTATERERAIQHFQNDDKCRVFLISLKAGGVGLNLTAADYVYIVDPWWNPAVEQQAIDRTHRIGQTKNIFAYRMICKDTIEDKILQLQEKKRLLAKDLISDDTGFVKSLSKADVEYLFS, translated from the coding sequence ATGGCTTTACCGCACCTTATTAAATACGTTTACAACAGCGGCACGGATGAGGTTATAAGAAGAGGAAAGAAAATCCACGCCATTGGGTACGTGGAACTGATGGAATACGATGAACTGATGGGTTCAGCGCTTTTCCGCGTAAAAGATGACAGCTACGCCACTTACTACAAGGTGCAGGTGCAAAAGTTCCGTGACCCGAAAACCCTTTCCGTGCGTTGCAGTTGTCCCTATAACCTGGGAGACATCTGCCGCCACGAATCCGCCGCGCTTTTCCAACTCCAGGAATTGCTGGACCGGAATATGCTCGGTAACCGGGAAATCGCTTACAATCAGAAGCATACGGTGGTGAAGATGAAGCAGATCGATCTGAAAACGATCAAGATGCTCTCCGCCCCGGTCGATTTTGAGGAAGCCGAAAAACTGCTTCGTACCCAGAAGGTGAACATTCTTTCGGCCAAAGAAGAGAAAGTGACCGCCTCCCTGGATATTGACGGAGAAACGTTTCCCGTAGTGATTCAGAAGAACGAAGAAAGAAACTTTGATACCAGTTGCACCTGTAATGAAACCGCGCACCCGTTGTGTTTTCACAAAACAATGCTATTGCTGCAACTGCTGCACGCTTATGGGGCACACTATTTTGATACCATCCGGAACTGGGATAAAGAAAAAAACAAGCTACTGGAAGCCTACGGCTACTCTTTGAGTGATGACCTGAAAGGGAAATTTGAATTCACTTATAAAGATGGCAAGCCCTTCCTCCGTGTACTGGATACTTCTATAAAAAGACTGGCACCCGCCGCCAACGCGCGTTTACCCAAACCCGAACCGGAGCCCGTGGTGGTGGAGCAGGTCGTGGAACAGGAGACGGAAATGCCGGAGCAGGAAACCGCGAAAGCCAGTTCCGCCCTGGGCGTGGTCATTAATCTGCAGCAGAAATCTTACCCTTATTTCCTGGTGGAAGCCGTGAAAGGAGAGTCGGGAGAGAACGGCAACCTGTTCGCGGGAAAAGCTGAAAAGCTGGACCTCAGCAAATTTGTGGACGGCCAGGAACTGAATGACGCCGACAAACAGCTTTTACCCCAACTCCGTCGCTTCCAGGAAACGGAAATCACCAAATACCTCAACAGGAACTCTCCTTTTTCGGGGTTCTGGGAGAACATCGTACACCATGAAGACGATGACCTTCCCGAAGAAACGAAGTCGCTGATGGTGGAATACCTCCATCCTAAACTGAGTAAGTTGCTGAATGAAGTGGCGGGCAGCGAAAAGCTTTTCCTTCTTCCCAAAGGCAAACCTTACCTCACCAAAAATCTCGAAAACATCGAGGTGGCGGAAGAACCGATCCTTCCGGAATTCTCCATCGAAAAGAACGGGAACGGTTTTGAAATGAATGCTTTCGCCAGGCTCAACGGGCAACGGATTCCACTCACGGAGAACGAGACCAGCAGCAGCCTGATCTTTTTATACAATGGGGTGCTGTACACCTGGAAACGTCCGGAAGATGTGATGCAGGCCGAAGGATTTCTACAGCAGAAAAAGAAAGGCATCAGCAAGGCCGACTGGCCCGCGTACCTGCGCAATACCATTCTGCCGCTCACCCGCGAATACCACGTACAATTCGATTCCTCCCTCGTGGAGGAGGTGAAAGACGGGGAACCCGAAGTACGCCTGTTGTTGCAGGAAAAAGGCGATTACCTTGTGTTTCAGCCTGTATTCAATTACAAAGGATACGATACCCGCGCCGGCGACAAAGAAGAGATCGTGGTGCCCACCGGCGAGAAAGTGTGGATCATCCACCGCAACAGAGCGGCGGAAAATAAATTCATGCAGAAACTGGAGAACCTGCATTCGCAGTTCATCCGGCCGGAAGGTGGTCAGCAACTGGTGCTGAAAGGTGCCGACGTGCTGAAGAACAACTGGTTCTTTCTTTTCGTAGATGCCATGCGCGACATGAAAGTGCCCGTTCTCGGCTTCGACGCGCTCAAAAATTTCCGCTTCAATACAGCCAAGCCCTCCACCCGCATCCATATTTCCAGCAATACTGATTGGTTCGATGCCCGCGTGGAAATCGAATTCGGTGACCTCAAAGTAACCATCGCCGAGGTGAAACGCGCTTTGGCCAACAAGCAACAATTTGTGCATCTTTCAGACGGAACACTCGGTGTGCTGCCCGAAGAATGGATCAAAAAATATTCGCTGCTCTTCCGGGTAGGCGAAGGAAAAACCAACCAGCTCCGCCTTTCCAAATACCACCTCAGCGTGATCGACGAGTTGTACGACAACCGCGATGAAGAAGAGTTGATGATACAATTGGAAGAAAAATACGAGCGGCTCCGCGATTCCGATCACCGTATAGCGGAAGTGCCTCCGCCCGCGCACCTGGCGCCGATATTAAGGCCCTACCAGACTTCAGGTTTCCAATGGCTCAATTACCTGAACGAAGTAGGCTGGGGCGGGATACTGGCCGATGATATGGGTCTGGGTAAAACCATTCAGGCGCTTTCGTTCCTGCACCATATCCAGGCTACGCAGGGAAAAATGCAGGCGCTGGTGGTATGCCCTACCACCCTGATGTACAACTGGGAGAACGAGATTAAAAAGTTCACGCCCAACCTCACCTATATCATCCACCATTCGAGTATGCGTACCCGTTCCTCCGATATACTGGGAGGATACGATGTGATCATCACCACTTATGGCACGTTGAGAAGTGACATCAAAGTATTGTCTGAAATAGCCTTCGATTACGTGGTACTGGATGAATCGCAGGCCATCAAGAACCCGGCGAGCAAAGTGACCAAAGCGGCATCCGTATTGAAAGCGAAGAACCGTCTTTGTCTTAGTGGTACCCCATTGCAGAACAATACCTTCGACATCTTCGCCCAGATGAACTTCCTTAACCCGGGCATGTTGGGCAGCATCGAGTTTTTCCGCCAGGAATTCGCCATTCCCATTGATAAATTCGGGGAGCAGGAACGCAAGGAACACCTCCGGAAAATATTGTACCCTTTCATCCTGAGAAGAACGAAGGAACAGGTGGCGCGTGACCTGCCGGAGAAAATGGAAACCATTCTTTATTGTGAAATGGAGGATGAACAAAGGAAAATTTACGACGCCTACCGCAACGATTTCCGTGACCGCATCCTCGGTATCATCGATGAACAGGGCATTCAGAAATCGCAGCTCACCATCCTGCAGGGGTTGATGAAACTCCGCCAGATCTGTGATTCTCCGGCCATCCTGAATGAACAGGAAAAGTTCCCCAACCACTCCATCAAACTTGATGAAATCGCGCGGGAGATTACCGAGAACATCAGCAACCACAAAGCGCTCATTTTCTCGCAGTTCCTGGGTATGCTGGGACTGATCCGCGAAAAAATGAAGGAACTGGGCGTGGAATTCGAATACTTTGACGGAAGCACCACCGCCACCGAAAGGGAACGGGCCATCCAGCATTTCCAGAACGACGACAAATGCCGTGTATTCCTTATATCCCTTAAAGCGGGTGGTGTGGGTCTGAACCTGACCGCCGCCGATTACGTGTACATCGTGGACCCATGGTGGAACCCCGCCGTAGAGCAACAGGCCATTGACCGGACCCACCGTATCGGGCAAACCAAGAATATTTTCGCTTACCGCATGATCTGTAAGGATACCATAGAAGATAAAATTCTGCAACTGCAGGAGAAGAAGCGCCTACTCGCGAAAGACCTTATTTCCGATGATACGGGTTTTGTGAAGAGCCTGAGCAAGGCGGATGTGGAGTATCTTTTCTCATAG
- a CDS encoding RNA-binding protein, with protein MNIFVSNLSFNVTDEDLNDFFAEYGEISSAKVIMDKFTGQSRGFGFVEMSDDEQARKAIAELDGGMVEGRAIRVSEARPREDRPAGGGGNRNGGGGFNRNKSFSRY; from the coding sequence ATGAACATTTTTGTTTCAAACCTGAGCTTCAACGTAACTGATGAAGACCTGAACGATTTTTTTGCTGAGTACGGTGAAATTTCTTCCGCTAAAGTAATCATGGACAAATTCACAGGCCAGAGCCGTGGATTCGGATTCGTGGAAATGTCTGATGACGAACAAGCCCGCAAAGCAATCGCTGAGCTGGATGGTGGAATGGTAGAAGGAAGAGCGATCCGCGTTTCCGAAGCCCGTCCCCGCGAAGATCGTCCCGCCGGTGGTGGTGGCAACCGCAACGGTGGTGGTGGTTTCAACAGGAACAAGAGCTTCAGCCGTTACTAA
- a CDS encoding oxidoreductase, producing MSKIWFVTGCSTGFGRALATELLEQGYRVVVTARNTAQVADIVYGKEDRALTIQLDVTKQEEIDAAVQTVMDTWGRIDVLVNNAGIGYFGALEESDEAEIRRMFEINVFGLANMTKAVLPVMRAQRSGHILNISSIGGLTAYPALSFYHATKFAVDGMSESLSKEVAPLGIKVTIICPSGFRTDWAGRSANEAVNTIDDYASTAGTNRNTIRGYSGNQPGDPVRAAKAMIQVTETEHPPLRLLLGAAAVKGARRKLDELKKDYDAWEAVSVGADFPKAQ from the coding sequence ATGAGCAAAATATGGTTCGTTACGGGCTGCTCCACAGGCTTTGGCCGTGCGCTGGCTACCGAATTACTGGAACAGGGCTACAGGGTGGTGGTTACCGCGCGCAACACGGCGCAGGTGGCGGATATTGTTTATGGCAAAGAAGACAGGGCGCTCACCATTCAACTGGATGTTACCAAACAGGAAGAAATTGACGCCGCCGTTCAAACGGTTATGGACACCTGGGGAAGGATAGATGTGCTGGTGAACAACGCCGGTATCGGTTACTTCGGCGCACTGGAAGAAAGCGATGAAGCCGAGATCAGGAGGATGTTCGAGATAAACGTATTCGGCCTCGCGAACATGACGAAAGCCGTACTCCCGGTGATGCGCGCGCAACGAAGCGGTCATATACTGAATATCTCCTCCATCGGCGGACTAACCGCTTACCCGGCGCTCAGTTTTTACCACGCCACTAAATTTGCGGTGGATGGTATGTCGGAATCGTTATCGAAAGAAGTGGCGCCACTCGGTATTAAGGTGACCATCATCTGCCCCAGCGGTTTCCGCACCGACTGGGCGGGACGTTCCGCCAACGAAGCGGTGAACACCATTGACGATTATGCCTCCACCGCCGGCACCAACCGCAACACGATCCGCGGCTACAGCGGCAACCAGCCCGGCGACCCGGTAAGGGCCGCGAAAGCTATGATACAGGTCACAGAAACGGAACATCCTCCGCTGCGCTTATTGCTCGGCGCCGCCGCCGTGAAAGGCGCCCGCCGCAAACTCGATGAACTGAAAAAAGATTATGATGCCTGGGAAGCCGTAAGTGTTGGCGCCGACTTCCCGAAAGCGCAGTAA
- a CDS encoding cystathionine gamma-synthase — protein sequence MQQATKFIHAGVEPDPSTGAIMTPIFQTSTYVQEAPGKHKGYEYARTQNPTRDQLQKALAAAENGAYGISFGSGLAAIDTLLKLFNPGDEIICTNDLYGGTYRLMTKVWERYGLKFHFVDLTEPSNIEPFLNERTRMIWLETPTNPLLRILDIKEICHISKERNVLIAVDNTFASPYLQNPLDLGADIVMHSATKYLGGHSDVVHGCLIVNKEELAQQLYFLQNSCGAVPGPQDCFLILRGLKTLHVRMQRHCENGAVIAKYLREHPKVETVHWCGFEDHPNYEVAKAQMRGFGGMMSFTLKNDSLEAAYAVLSSTKLFSLAESLGGVESLIGHPASMTHASIPREERLRNGLADSLIRLSVGIEDANDLVRDLEKALA from the coding sequence ATGCAACAGGCCACAAAGTTCATTCATGCGGGTGTGGAACCCGATCCATCCACCGGAGCAATTATGACGCCCATCTTCCAGACTTCTACTTATGTGCAGGAAGCCCCGGGCAAACACAAGGGATATGAATATGCCAGAACACAGAACCCAACGCGTGATCAGTTGCAGAAAGCATTGGCGGCGGCGGAGAACGGGGCCTACGGTATTTCCTTCGGCAGCGGACTCGCGGCGATCGATACGCTGTTGAAATTGTTTAATCCCGGAGATGAAATTATCTGCACCAACGATCTTTATGGCGGCACTTACCGCCTTATGACCAAAGTGTGGGAAAGGTATGGCCTGAAGTTCCACTTCGTTGACCTTACGGAACCATCCAATATTGAACCGTTCCTCAATGAAAGGACCCGCATGATCTGGCTCGAAACACCTACCAACCCGCTGCTGCGTATTCTCGACATCAAAGAGATCTGCCATATCAGCAAGGAAAGAAACGTACTGATCGCGGTAGACAACACTTTCGCTTCCCCCTATCTCCAGAACCCGCTTGATCTTGGCGCCGATATCGTGATGCACAGCGCCACGAAATACCTGGGCGGTCATAGCGACGTGGTGCACGGCTGCCTTATCGTAAACAAGGAAGAACTGGCGCAGCAATTGTATTTCCTCCAGAACAGCTGCGGGGCGGTGCCCGGTCCGCAAGACTGTTTCCTGATCCTCCGCGGTTTAAAAACACTGCATGTAAGAATGCAGCGCCATTGCGAGAACGGTGCCGTAATTGCCAAATACCTGCGGGAACATCCGAAAGTGGAAACCGTCCACTGGTGTGGTTTTGAGGACCATCCCAATTATGAAGTGGCCAAGGCGCAGATGCGCGGCTTCGGGGGCATGATGAGTTTTACTTTAAAGAATGACAGTCTGGAAGCCGCATATGCCGTGCTCTCTTCCACGAAACTGTTTTCCCTGGCGGAGAGCCTCGGCGGTGTGGAATCATTGATCGGGCATCCCGCTTCCATGACGCACGCTTCCATCCCCCGGGAGGAGCGGCTCCGCAACGGGCTGGCCGATTCCCTCATAAGACTGAGTGTAGGCATCGAAGATGCCAACGACCTGGTGCGGGATCTGGAAAAAGCACTGGCGTAG
- the asnB gene encoding asparagine synthase (glutamine-hydrolyzing), with protein MCGIAGIIHKEAGQISLQTLQAMGNALRHRGPDDSGTWIDPTGKVGFAHQRLSIIDISGAGAQPFHYMGRYSIVFNGEIYNYRELKQTLLKKGYTFHSETDTEVIPAALDHYGRDFLDQLNGMFAFVLLDHVEQVLWLARDRFGEKPLYLLREERALYFGSEPAAIAAAKPLEPDMEMWSYFLGTGLPKSSGQSNRTFYRNLVQVPPATWISIKLNDFTETSGVYWTPPQADEQLQLTDDEAVETFAALLSQSVKQALISDVPSGNSLSGGTDSSSICAVQNDLKATTDRKVFSAVFPGFAKDESKAILEVSERFGLNTCLVYPGKDGAEDIYNYLQQLQEPVAHSSCYAQYKVFEAAQQHGIKVLLDGQGADEMLGGYNRYRTWYLQELWKQGKKQFRTECSEMGYSWGFKDQLTAMFPHTATWFLRKKTQRLVTHNRYLHPEFVRSFFQPSLIRKPVITSLRQAMDYDARSFGLEELLYYADRNAMAHGVEVRLPFLNRPLVDWLYKITSNLKIRHGYGKWLLRKAMDKKLPANVCWNRIKTGFETPHNEWMNTVFMKERTAEAIAHLKKERILSPGTPGNTNDTIFNWRVIQMAMHL; from the coding sequence ATGTGTGGCATAGCAGGCATCATTCACAAAGAAGCCGGACAAATCTCCCTTCAGACGCTTCAGGCCATGGGAAACGCACTGCGACACCGGGGCCCCGACGATAGCGGCACCTGGATAGACCCTACAGGAAAAGTCGGTTTCGCACATCAAAGACTTAGTATCATCGACATCTCCGGTGCCGGAGCGCAACCTTTCCATTATATGGGCAGGTATTCTATCGTCTTCAACGGAGAAATTTATAATTACAGGGAGCTAAAACAGACTCTCCTGAAAAAAGGGTACACTTTCCACTCTGAAACTGATACGGAAGTCATCCCCGCCGCACTGGATCATTACGGCAGAGATTTTCTCGACCAACTCAACGGCATGTTCGCTTTCGTACTATTGGATCACGTGGAACAGGTGCTTTGGCTTGCCAGAGACAGATTCGGCGAAAAGCCGCTGTACCTCCTGCGCGAAGAACGGGCCTTATATTTTGGCAGTGAGCCTGCAGCCATTGCCGCCGCGAAGCCGCTTGAACCCGACATGGAAATGTGGAGCTACTTCCTGGGTACCGGGTTGCCAAAATCATCAGGACAATCAAACAGAACATTTTACAGAAACCTGGTACAGGTTCCGCCTGCAACATGGATCAGCATAAAGCTCAACGACTTCACCGAAACTTCAGGCGTATACTGGACACCTCCTCAGGCAGATGAGCAGCTTCAATTGACCGACGATGAAGCGGTTGAAACATTCGCCGCTTTACTGAGCCAATCCGTTAAGCAGGCGCTAATCAGCGACGTTCCTTCAGGCAACAGCCTGAGCGGAGGAACCGACAGCAGTTCAATATGCGCCGTACAAAATGACCTCAAAGCAACAACGGACAGAAAAGTATTTTCAGCCGTTTTTCCCGGCTTCGCGAAAGATGAATCAAAAGCGATACTTGAGGTGTCGGAACGGTTCGGGCTAAATACCTGTCTGGTATATCCCGGAAAAGATGGAGCGGAAGATATATACAACTATCTTCAGCAGTTGCAGGAACCCGTTGCCCACTCCAGTTGCTACGCGCAGTACAAAGTATTTGAAGCCGCACAGCAACATGGCATTAAGGTGCTGCTCGACGGGCAGGGCGCGGATGAAATGTTGGGTGGCTACAACAGGTACCGGACATGGTACCTGCAGGAGTTATGGAAGCAAGGCAAAAAACAATTTAGGACAGAATGCAGTGAAATGGGTTACTCCTGGGGATTTAAGGACCAACTTACGGCGATGTTCCCGCATACGGCGACCTGGTTCCTGCGCAAAAAAACGCAACGCCTCGTTACCCACAACCGCTATTTACATCCTGAATTTGTCCGTTCCTTTTTTCAACCATCACTCATCAGAAAGCCCGTCATTACTTCCTTACGGCAAGCAATGGATTATGATGCAAGAAGTTTCGGTCTTGAAGAACTATTGTATTACGCCGACAGAAACGCAATGGCACATGGCGTAGAAGTAAGGCTGCCCTTTCTGAACCGGCCACTCGTTGATTGGTTATACAAGATAACTTCCAACCTTAAAATCAGGCATGGATACGGTAAATGGCTGTTAAGAAAGGCCATGGATAAAAAACTTCCCGCGAATGTATGCTGGAACAGGATCAAAACCGGCTTCGAAACGCCCCATAACGAGTGGATGAATACAGTGTTCATGAAGGAAAGAACCGCTGAAGCCATTGCACATCTGAAGAAAGAAAGAATACTTTCCCCTGGAACGCCAGGTAATACAAACGACACCATATTCAACTGGCGGGTCATCCAGATGGCCATGCACCTCTAA
- a CDS encoding DUF2911 domain-containing protein translates to MKASYSLLYTAILFLAACNSSTPTPATDSSAARKTNGGSASQIIVNPKPVSGIFDQSPMDMIYFPTEFPKLKSQRQASGDPKVRVIYSRPQRHNRAIFGGLQKYGQPWRMGANEATEIQLFAPASVNGKKIAKGTYILYCIPEEKEWTIVFNSASYTWGLQFDPANDVLRTTIPVEAVEEPVEALTMFFTEENGKAMLHIEWDHVKAKLPFSF, encoded by the coding sequence ATGAAGGCATCCTACAGCTTACTTTACACCGCCATATTGTTCCTTGCGGCCTGCAACAGCAGCACACCAACACCCGCCACCGATTCCAGCGCGGCCAGGAAAACAAACGGCGGTTCCGCATCTCAGATTATCGTGAACCCCAAACCGGTTTCGGGCATATTCGACCAGTCGCCGATGGACATGATTTATTTCCCCACCGAATTTCCCAAACTCAAGAGCCAGCGGCAGGCCTCCGGCGATCCCAAAGTAAGGGTCATCTACAGCAGACCCCAACGCCACAACAGAGCCATATTCGGCGGATTACAGAAATACGGGCAACCCTGGAGAATGGGCGCCAACGAAGCCACCGAAATCCAGTTGTTTGCCCCGGCTTCCGTAAACGGCAAAAAGATCGCCAAAGGAACTTATATCCTCTATTGTATCCCGGAAGAAAAAGAATGGACTATAGTTTTCAATAGCGCCAGCTACACCTGGGGACTTCAATTCGATCCAGCCAACGATGTGCTGCGCACCACGATTCCCGTAGAAGCCGTGGAAGAACCAGTGGAAGCGCTCACCATGTTCTTCACGGAAGAAAACGGGAAGGCGATGCTGCATATTGAATGGGATCATGTAAAGGCGAAGTTGCCCTTCAGCTTCTAA
- a CDS encoding DUF2911 domain-containing protein has product MKRLLIVALAGFLTVTASAQNGKGPSVDKSTMDMSYYPFNYPVLKIQGKATEPLVARVIYSRPQRNGRKVFGELVEFNKVWRLGANEATEVEFYKDVSFNGKPVKKGRYTLYAIPLADKWTLILNKDLDTWGAFKYDPSKDVLRTDVKPEKLNDPSETFTIFFDKMNRTTAAMYISWDDTRVTVPIGY; this is encoded by the coding sequence ATGAAGCGCCTTCTTATTGTTGCGTTGGCCGGTTTTCTTACAGTAACGGCATCAGCTCAAAATGGCAAAGGTCCGTCAGTTGACAAATCCACGATGGACATGAGTTATTACCCTTTCAACTATCCGGTATTAAAAATACAGGGAAAGGCGACTGAACCATTGGTGGCGCGCGTCATCTACAGCCGCCCGCAGCGCAATGGACGCAAGGTATTCGGTGAACTGGTAGAATTCAATAAAGTATGGCGGCTGGGCGCGAACGAAGCTACCGAAGTGGAATTCTACAAAGATGTGAGCTTTAACGGAAAGCCCGTGAAAAAAGGCAGGTACACCCTGTATGCCATTCCGCTGGCCGACAAATGGACGCTGATCCTGAACAAAGACCTCGACACCTGGGGCGCATTCAAATACGATCCTTCCAAAGATGTGCTGCGCACCGATGTGAAGCCCGAGAAGCTCAACGACCCCTCTGAAACATTCACCATCTTTTTCGATAAAATGAACAGGACCACCGCCGCCATGTACATTTCATGGGACGACACCCGGGTGACCGTTCCCATTGGTTACTGA
- a CDS encoding ACP phosphodiesterase: MNFLAHAYLSFNDPGILAGNMISDFVKGKKKFDYPDPIRQGIELHREIDAFTDAHPATRAAATFFRKDYRLYAPAFIDIVYDHFLANDAAVFHTEQHLHRFSGDTYQLLEPASPYFPQHFQRMFPYMKAQNWLYNYRFEEGIRNSFEGLVRRAAHLEDARPAFEVLMRHYEALSACYQEFFPQLQQYVQQRFELMNKRF, from the coding sequence ATGAACTTCCTCGCACATGCTTACCTTTCTTTCAACGATCCCGGTATCCTCGCCGGGAACATGATCAGCGATTTTGTAAAAGGAAAAAAGAAATTCGATTACCCGGACCCAATACGCCAGGGCATTGAGTTGCACCGTGAAATAGACGCGTTCACCGATGCGCATCCCGCCACCAGGGCCGCTGCCACGTTTTTCAGGAAAGATTACCGGCTCTACGCGCCCGCGTTCATCGATATCGTATACGATCATTTCCTCGCGAACGACGCGGCCGTGTTCCATACGGAACAACACCTTCACCGATTTTCAGGCGATACCTACCAACTGCTGGAACCGGCATCCCCTTATTTCCCCCAACATTTCCAGCGCATGTTTCCCTATATGAAAGCCCAGAACTGGTTGTACAACTACCGCTTTGAAGAAGGCATCCGCAACAGTTTTGAAGGACTGGTGCGCCGGGCCGCCCACCTCGAAGATGCGCGCCCCGCATTTGAAGTACTGATGCGCCATTATGAAGCGCTGTCCGCCTGTTACCAGGAATTCTTTCCCCAACTTCAACAATATGTGCAGCAGCGGTTTGAACTGATGAATAAGCGCTTTTAA
- a CDS encoding phosphatidylserine decarboxylase family protein, producing the protein MTIHKEGYASIAIAALVLGLLNLVLFYSIPESFSWITWLILVLSIGFWLFIVSFFRIPNRPLTIHNDQIICPADGKVVVIEEVFDEEYFKAKRLQVSIFMSPANVHVNRHPVTGKVVYSQYHKGKYLVAWDPKSSTDNERHSIVIDKNGKEVLVKQIAGAVARRIVNYCKAGDPAEQGQELGFIKFGSRVDLLLPLGTKVSVGLNQHVKGGVTVLGEW; encoded by the coding sequence ATGACCATACACAAAGAAGGGTACGCTTCCATTGCCATTGCGGCCCTCGTATTAGGACTCCTTAACCTGGTCCTTTTTTATTCTATTCCCGAATCATTCTCCTGGATCACCTGGCTGATCCTGGTGCTGAGCATAGGTTTCTGGCTTTTCATCGTCTCATTTTTCCGCATTCCAAACCGTCCGCTCACCATTCACAACGATCAGATTATTTGTCCGGCCGATGGAAAAGTAGTGGTGATAGAAGAGGTTTTTGATGAAGAATATTTTAAAGCGAAGCGTTTGCAGGTCTCTATTTTTATGAGTCCCGCCAACGTACACGTGAACCGTCACCCGGTTACGGGAAAAGTAGTGTACAGCCAGTACCACAAAGGCAAATACCTGGTGGCCTGGGACCCGAAATCCTCCACCGACAACGAGCGCCACTCCATTGTAATTGATAAGAACGGCAAAGAAGTGCTGGTGAAACAAATTGCCGGAGCCGTTGCCCGCCGCATCGTGAACTACTGTAAAGCCGGAGATCCCGCAGAGCAGGGGCAGGAACTGGGCTTCATCAAATTCGGCAGCCGGGTTGACCTGTTGCTCCCGCTGGGAACCAAAGTTTCCGTGGGCCTGAACCAGCACGTGAAAGGCGGGGTTACGGTATTGGGTGAATGGTAG